Proteins encoded in a region of the Micropterus dolomieu isolate WLL.071019.BEF.003 ecotype Adirondacks linkage group LG07, ASM2129224v1, whole genome shotgun sequence genome:
- the rpl8 gene encoding 60S ribosomal protein L8, producing the protein MGRVIRGQRKGAGSVFKAHIKHRKGAAKLRHIDFAERHGYIKGIVKDIIHDPGRGAPLAKVAFRDPYRFKKRTELFIAAEGIHTGQFIYCGKKAQLNIGNVLPVGTMPEGTIICCLEEKPGDRGKLARASGNYATVISHNPETRKSRVKLPSGSKKVISSANRAVVGVVAGGGRIDKPILKAGRAYHKYKAKRNCWPRVRGVAMNPVEHPFGGGNHQHIGKPSTIRRDAPAGRKVGLIAARRTGRLRGTKTVQEKEN; encoded by the exons ATGGGACGTGTGATCAGGGGACAGAGAAAAGGTGCGGGCTCCGTGTTCAAAGCCCACATCAAGCACAGGAAAGGTGCTGCTAAACTCCGTCACATTGACTTCGCTGAACGCCATGGTTACATCAAGGGGATCGTGAAG GATATTATCCATGACCCCGGCCGTGGCGCTCCCCTGGCCAAGGTGGCCTTCCGTGACCCATACCGCTTCAAGAAGAGGACAGAGCTCTTCATCGCTGCTGAAGGCATCCACACCGGACAGTTCATCTACTGTGGCAAGAAGG CTCAGCTGAACATTGGCAATGTCCTGCCTGTTGGCACAATGCCTGAGGGAACCATCATCTGCTGCCTGGAGGAGAAGCCCGGCGACAGAGGCAAGCTGGCCCGCGCTTCAGGAAACTACGCCACAGTCATCTCCCACAACCCTGAGACCAGGAAGTCCAGAGTCAAGCTGCCCTCAGGCTCTAAGAAGGTCATCTCCTCTGCAAACAGAGCTGTTGTTG GTGTGGTAGCTGGAGGTGGTCGTATTGACAAGCCCATCCTGAAGGCTGGTCGTGCCTACCATAAGTACAAGGCCAAGAGGAACTGCTGGCCACGTGTCCGTGGTGTGGCTATGAAC CCCGTTGAGCATCCCTTCGGTGGTGGTAACCATCAGCATATTGGCAAACCCTCAACAATCAGGAGGGATGCACCTGCTGGTCGCAAGGTCGGTCTTATTGCTGCCCGTCGTACAGGCAGACTGCGCGGAACAAAGACCGTACAGGAGAAGGAGAACTAA